From the genome of Streptomyces sp. NBC_00523:
GATGGTGCGGAGCAGGGCGAGCTGGCCGGTGGTGGTGATGGCCGGGTCGAGCGGGTTGAGCCGGATGCCGCCGTTGAGCGCGGAGGTGGGGTCGAGGCGGATGGGGGTGAGGCCGAGCTCCTGCGCGATGAGGTTCCACTCGCCGACGCCGTCCTCGCCCTGGGCGTCGAGGACGACGACCTGTCGGTCGCGGAAGCGGAGCTGGCGGAGCACGTACGTCTTCTCCAGCGCGGACTTGCCGTTCCCGGACTCGCCGAGGACGAGCCAGTGCGGAGCGGGGAGCTGCTGTCCGTAGAGCTGGAAGGGGTCGTAGATGTAGCCCTTGCCGGAGTACACCTCGCGGCCGATGATCACACCGGAGTCTCCGAGGCCGGGGGCGGCGGTGGGCAGGTAGACGGCCTGGGCCTGGCCGGTCGAGGTGCGGACGGGCAGCCGGGTGGTCTCCACCTTCCCGAAGAGGAAGGCGGTAAAGGCGTCCGACAACGCGGACAGCGGATCTCGCATGGCGTGACTGACCTCCCTCTCGGTGTCGCGGACTGGCGGTTAGCGGCGGATGCCGGTGGCGAACGGCAGGGTGTTGACGAAGGCGCGGTGGTGCTCGCGGTCGCACCATTCGAGCTTCAGGTACGACTTTCCGGCCGAGGCGCGGATGGTCCGCTTGTCGCGGGCGAGGGCCTCGGGGGAGCGGGACGACACGGTGATGTACCCCACGAGGTTGACGCCGGCGGCGCCGCTGGCGAGGTCTTCACCCCGTTGGTCGAGGCGGCCGTGGGCGGCGATGTCGCGGGGGTCGACGGTGCGGTTCATCTTGGCCTGGCGGCTGGCCTCGGCGTCGTCGTTGGTCTTCTCGGTGAGCATGCGCTCGATGGCGATCTCGGTGGGTTCCAGGTCCATGCAGACGGCGACGGTGCGGATGACGTCGGGGGTGTGGACGAGGAGGGGGGCCAGGAAGTTGACGCCGACGGGGGTCATCGGCCATTCCTTCACCCAGGCCGTGGAGTGGCACCAGGGAGCGCGGGTGGACGATTCGCGGGTCTTGGCCTGGAGGTAGGTCGGCTCGACGGCGTCGAGCTCGGCGGGCCAGGCGTTGCGCTTCGTCATGGCCTGGATGTGGTCGATGGGGTGGTCGGGGTCGTACATGGAGTGGACGAGGGAGGCCAGCCGGCTCTGGCCGAGGGGCTGGCGGACCCGGATGTCGGCTTCGGCGAGGCGGGCGCAGATGTCGGTGAGCTCGCGGGCCATGACGACGGCGAGGCCGGCGTCGCGGTCCAGCTTGCGGCCGGAGTGCGGGCGGGCGGCGCGGGCCATGGCGTGGGCCTCGGCGGCGAGCTCGCGGTTGAAGTGCATGCAGGCGACGAGGTAGGCGCGGTGCTGCTCGCTGGAGGTGGAGACCATGGACTGGAGCTGGTCGTAGGAGTCCTGGAGCCAGCGGGGGGATGCCTGGGCGCCGCGCTGGGCGACGTCCTTGGCGTGGGCGTCGGGGTCGGCGGGGAGGGTGCGGGCGAGCATCTGGAGGCGGGTGACGAAGCCGTCTCCGTTGGCGACGTGCTTGAGGAGGGTGCCGAAGCGGTCGACGAGCGCTTCCTGGTCCTCGCTGTCGCGCAGGCCGACGCCGGGGCCCTCGATCTCGATGGCGGCGGTGACGGTGCGCCGGTCGGCGTGGAGGAGGACGGCGATCTCGTCGGGGCCGAAGGGGGCGGAGAGCCAGTTGATGCGGCCGATGCCGGGCGGTGGGCCGATCTCGACCTCGCGGCCGTCGGCGCGGGTGCCGGCTTCGATGGCGGTGGAGCGGTAGGTGGTGCCGCGGCGCAGGGAGCGCTTGTAGCTGCGGTTGATCTCGAACCACTTGTAGAAGGTCCGGTGCCGGTACGGGACGTAGACCATGGCGATGGCGAGCAGCGGGAAGCCGGTGAGCAGCACGATGCGCAGGGAGAGGACGGGGACGAGCAGGCCGCTCATCATGCCGAGGAACGCGCCGGCGATGATCAGGGCGATTTCGCCCGTCTCGCGGTTCTTGCCGACGATCGCGTTCGGCCGGGCGCGGCCGATGAGATACGTACGGCGGGGCGCGATCGGATGGGACTGTGTGCTCAACGCCCGCCACCTCCTGTGCGGTTGTTACCTGTGCTGCCTGGTCCGCCGCGGGTGCCGCGGCTGCTGTGGGGGGTGCCGGCGGTCGGGGAGCCGCTGCGGGGCGGGGGTGCGGCGGAGGGGGTGGATCCGCCGCCGGGGTTACGGGAGCTGTGGGCGGCGACTCCGCCGCTGACGGGGTTGGCGGGGCGGCCGCCGCCGCTGCTGGTGTCGCCGCTGTTCTGTCCGCCGCGGCTGCTGTGGGTCTTGATGCCCTGGGAGACGAGGGCGGCGGGGGAGCTGATCATGGCGGCGGCCTGGGAGCCGTCGGTGGCCTGCTTGCGGTTGGTGCGGGCGCCTTGGATCTCGTCGCCGAAGCCGGGGACGAAGCGGTAGATCATGGCGGAGGCGAAGATGGCCAGCAGGATGATGGCGAGGCCGGAGACGACGGCGGAGAAGGCGTCGGGGCCGTCGTCGGAGGAGAGGGCGCCGGCGAGGCCGAGTACGACGACGATGACGGGTTTGACCATGATCACCGCGATCATGATGCCTGCCCAGCGGCGTACGTGTCCCCACATGTTCTTGTCCACGAGTCCGGCGTAGACGGCGGTTCCCAGGAGGGCGCCGACGTAGAGCAGGGCGGCGCGGATGACGAGTTCGAGCCAGAGGATGCCGGCGGCGAGGATGGAGACGAGGGAGACGACGATCAGCATGATCGGGCCGCCGCCGATGTCGGAGTCCTTCTTGAGGGCTTGGGCGAAGGAGCCGAAGAAGACGTCGGTCTGGCCGCCGGAGGAGGAGGCGATGACTTCGGTGACGCCGTCGGTGGCGGAGACGATGGTGTAGAGGATGAGGGGGGTGAAGGCGGAGGCGAGGACGGTGAGCCAGAGGAAGCCGATGGCCTCGGAGATGGCGGTGGTGAGGGGGACGCCGCGGATGGCTCGTTTGGCTACGGCGAGGAGCCAGAGGACGAGCGTGAGGACGGTGGAGGCGGCGAAGACGATGGCGTACTGCTGGAGGAAGCGCGTGTTCGTGAAGTCGACGTTGGCGGTGCCCTTGACGGCGTCGCTGAGCTTGCCCACGATCCACGCGGCGGCGTCGGCGCAGCCCCGGCCGAGCGAGGTGAGCGGGTCTAGTGCGGGGTCGGTGCTGGAGGGTGGGGTGGACCGGGGGGAGCTGGCGCTCCCGCCTTCGCAGTAGTCCTTGGCGAGTCCCACGATGAGATCGCATGCATCGTTGCCCTCTTTACTGGGCGACGGGGACGGCGATGGTGCCGCTGCGGCCCGTGAGGCAAGCAGGACCATCGCGGGAAGGATGCTCAGTGTGGTCAGGGAGCGCATGCTCCGGCGACGGCTAGCGGGCATAGACGAATCCTCCGTAACCCTCTACCGCGCCGGCGATCTCGTCGGCCGAGGAAGCCCGGTTGTCACCGCTGACGGGAGTGGGCCCCTCTGTCTGACTCGACGACTCGATCTTCCAGTCATTGCCGATCCACTTGAGCTTTTCCGAGATCGTGAACCAAGTCTCGGTCACCGGCTTCGTGGAGCCTTCACCGGCCATTCCGACGAGACCGGTGCACCAGACCTCGACCGTGGCCGAGTCTGCGGTGTGCTCGACCACCTTCGTTCCCACTGGGACCGTGCGAGAGACGAATGTCAAGCCGCTGGGCGCCTTGCCGTCGTCGTTCAGTCCGACGTTCTTGAGGAAGTCCGGTGAGTAGGCGGTATCAAGATCTGTAGTCAGCTTTCCCACGACGGCCGGATCGTGGGTGGCCTGCACGATGGCCTGACGGGATGAGGCGACGAACATGTCGGCAGACCCCAACGCCACCGCGTAGTTGGAGGCCGCGCTCTCCGCGCCCTGTTGGTCGTGGGCGAAGCCTGAGGGGATGGTGCCGTTTTTGCCTGTTACCGGCTTTGTGCCGGTGGGTGAGGTCGGGGCGGCGTCCGCCTTGTTGCCGGAGGTGGTGTCGGACTTGCCGTTCGAGTCGGTCTTGTCGCCGCCCATGTTGGCGAAGGCGATGGCGCCCAGCAGGAGGATCACCACGCCGGCGAAGGTGATGAGGGAGCGGGAGTTGCGGGCCGGGCGGCGGGGGCCGTAGGGGTCGCCGGTGGGGCCGTCGGGCAGGCGGGTGCGGGTCTGGCGGGTGCCGCCGATCGTGCTGTAGGCGTCGCTCGTGCGTCCCGCGTCGTTGCCGTAGCCGTCCTCGTCGCCGAGACTCATGCCGCGTACGCCCCCTCAACCGTTGCTTGAACCGCGTTGTAGTACGACGGTAGCCGTGCTGCTCTCCGCGCGGACGCGGTGTGGTGACTCGACATCAGGGGTACGCAACCTCTGCCGGTGGGCACGACGGACGGATGGGAGGGGTGGGGCGGACGAGCCCCGGCTCGGGGGTGACGCCAGGTCAGACGGCCATCCCGTACACAATGGTGAACAGGGTGCCGAGCGATCCGATGATGAACACACCGGTCAGACCGGCCACGATCAGCCCCTTGCCCTGTTCCGCGCTGAAGGTGTCGCGCAGAGCCGTCGCGCCGATCCGCTGCTTGGCCGCCCCCCAGACCGCGATGCCGAGGCACAGCAGGATGGCGATCGCCATCACCACCTCGATCATCACGCGGGCCTCGTTGCCCAGGGTGCCGAACGGCCCCCAGTTCGGGGCGATTCCGCCGATGATGGTGGTGATGTCGCCCTTTTCAGCTGCCAGGATCATGTAAGTCACCGCCCCAGTTGGGTAGTTCACCGCCCGTACCGCATGGCACGGGTCACTCTCTATCTTCGCTGATGAAACTGGATTCGTACGACGGCTTCACGGCTCTCTTTACCCGGATCTCGCACATTTGACCGGTCTGACCGCCCTGACCTGCGGATCGAATCGGTGTGTGAGCGAAATGCGTATGGTTACTCTGTGTATCACGGAGAGTGACGTCGGGCAATGATCGTCATCACGCCAGACCGGCCGAGATATCCCGCGGCGGCCGAATCGCCCACTTCAGGGCGGCGGAGGCGAGGTCGGAGCGCCCGTCGGGCGCAGCAGCGGGTGACGCGGAACCGGTGGACGCGGTGGGGTCTTCCAGTACGAAGGTGGCCGGAAGTCGCACCATGAGCCGTCGAAGGGGAAGGTTCCGGCCTCGGCGAGCTGTGCGACCGTCGCTCCTTCGGACCGGATCGCCAGCGCTTCCTCGGCCGTCCAGTACGCGGGGTGGCCCGTCTTGTCGGCGAAGGACTGCTCGTCCTTCCAGCTCCACGTCCGGTCCGGGGCCACGTTGATGTCCAGCTCGTGGTCGGCGATGTCGATGTCCGCGCCGTGATGCACGCGCCGTTCGAGGTTGACGTACCAGCCGCGGAACTTGTGTCTGCGGCCGAAGAGCCACAGCACCGCGTGGGCCGCCCCCGTCGGCTGGTAGAAGAGGGCGTCGCCCATCGGCCAGCGGCCCGCGACGACGGGGAAGCCCTCGGCCGGGCGCTCGTGCGGGGCGATGTCGCGCAGGTGGGTCACGCCGCGCGGGAGGGCGGTGCGCCACATCGGGGTGCCCGATTTCATCCACACCAGTTGTCCGGTGTCCGTTCGTTCGACCAGGCGCACGGGTACGGAGGCGCTGAGGTGGCCGCCTATGAACAGGTTCCAGTGCAGGATCTGGCCGGGTGTGCTGCTTGCGGTGTCTCTGTTGTCCTCTTTCATGCGATTGATCATTCCCGCCGCGCGGGCGCCGGACACGTACGGCCGGACCCGTACAGGCAGCTCAGGGAGCGTCCCTGACGGGGCGTCGTCCGTCAGTCGGTGGCGATGCCGCGGCTCGCGAGGACGTCGGTGTCGAACGACATGCCGATTCCGCAGTTGTCCACGCCCTCGATCAGCCGCAGGTTCGGCAGCAGGTCCAGGTCGTCCAGCGAGCCCACGTCGAAGAGGCCGTCCTCTCCGTCCCAGACCGGCGCGCACTCCTGGTACACCTGCAGGCCGCCGTCGACGTCCAGCGTCTCGACCGTCGCCAGGAGTTCCGGGCTGATCTCCAGGGCCTCGAAGTGGGCGCGGGCCTCGTCCAGGACGGTGAACGCGAGGTCGTTGTCGTAGGCGTAGGTCTGCGGGTCGTCGATGCCCTTCGCCTTCAGGCAGTCGGCTATGCGGAACGCCGGGGTGAGCGTCTCGTCGTCGTACATGAGCTTGTCGATGACGATCAGCTTGAAGTTGAAGTCGCGGAAGGCAGGCATGCCCGGATCGTAGCGGTGCCCTCGGACAGACCGTCTTGGTCCGTCCGAGGGCACCGTCGTGGCCCGGGAGGTCAGGGCTTCGTGTTCGCCTGCTTCATGGAGGCCACCGCGTCGGCGACCGTGCGCTCGTACAGGCCCAGCTTCGGGGTGCCGACCTTCACGTCGGGGCCGAGCGGGAAGTTGAGCTGCTCGGCGTTGGCCATGTGGTCGCCGTCGGCGAGTACGTTCAGCTCGTCCACCCAGGTCACGCCGTTTCCGCCGCCCGGGTTGAGGTCGATCACCGCGATCGCGGCGGTCTTCGGCTTCACCGGGTACGCCGGAGCGCCGCCGAGGCCGCTAGGGACCAGCGGGATGATGTCGCCGCTGTGGTCCGTGGCCTTCGCCGCGCCCAGGCTGACGCGCGGGAAGTAGCTCAGGCCGCAGGAGTTCTTGCCGGTGTTGTTGACCTCGATCACGTGCTGGGTGGCCGAACCCTCGCGGGCGTACACGCGCACCGACAGGTCGCCGCTCTTGCAGGGGTGCTTGTACGCGTAGGAGTCGCTGGTGTCGCCGGCGGTGGACCCGCCCGTCTTCGCGGCGCCCCCGTTGGACTTGCCGGTGCTGGAGGTGACCGCGTCCGTGGAGCCGCCGCCCGTCTTCGCGCCGTCGCCCGCGGTGCTGCCCTGGTCCTGGGCGGCGTCGCCGGCGGTGTCCTTGGAGGTGTCCTTCGCGGCCACGGTGGCCTTGGCCGAGGCGGAGCCGTCGGCCGGGCCGGCCGCCTTCGTCCCGCTGCCGTCCCCGCCGCAGGCGGTGAGGGCGAGGGCGAGCACGGCGGTGGCGGCGGCGCCGAGGACGGCGGTGCGGTTGCGGAACGTACGCATGGGAATCCCCGAAGTGTGTGGCGGTCGGTGGGTCGGTCGGTGCAGACAGGGCCGGGATCTGCGGCGAACCGCTCCCCCTCCGGACCGTCTGACAGGGGAAGCCTCCCGCGCGCCGCTCATGTTCTGCTAACGCCTGCCTGACGTCCGGCTGACGTCCCTCGCGACGTCCCTCGAACGAGGGCTTCGGGTGGTGCATGGCCCGGTGGCCGTGCGGGAAGACCGGGTCCGCGCGTGACTTCGGCGGTCCGATCACCGTTAGATGTGATGTGCCCAAGCCTGTCGTGTCCGCCGTGCCGCCCGTGACGACCGCTTCCGCCGGAGACGGTCCCGCCGCCTCGCCGCCTCCCTTCCTGCTCACACCGCGCCAGGGGGAGGGCGCCCGTGCGCTCCTCTCGTACGTGGCCGGCCTGCCGCTGGACTCCGTCGACGCGCGGCTCCTGGCGGTCGTCGTGGGGATCCGGGCCGCGCGGACGGGGGCGGGCAACCTCACCGGGACCGATCTGCGGTCGTTGCGGCTGGAGGACCCGGAGGGCGCCCTGGCCGAGCTGACGGCGGCGGGGTGGGATGTGCCCGGGCAGCTCATCGGCGGGGAACCGGATGTGCCGTACGCCATCGTGGTGCCGGACCTGGCCCCGGGGCCCGACCGCGCACTGCGTCTCGGCAAGGACGCGCGGTCGCGGGTGTCGGGCTGGTCCATGCGCACGAGGCTCGCCAAGCCGGTACGGAAGGGGGCGTCGGGGGTCCGGCTGGCCGCGCTGTTCCTGGCGGCCCACTGCTCCGACGAACTGGTCGGCCAGGCACCGGCCGAGCTGCCCGCCGCCTGTTACGGGGCGGTGCCCGTGCTCCTGGAGAAGGGGTTCCTCGCGGAGGTGTCCGGGCAGACCTACCGGCTCGGTGAGTCGGTGAGGCACCTCGCGGGCCGGTTCCGTACCCCGGAGGAGATTGCCGCGATCGCGCGGGCGGAGGAGGAACGTCGGGCGGCCCGGGAGGCGGCGGCCGCCGCCGAGCCCACCCCGGAGAGCTGGGCGGCCTGGAAGTCCGGCGTGAGCCCCGCACTGCGGCGGCACGCGGAGGCGGTCGAGGCGTGCGCGCTCTGCCACCTCCCCTTCGTGCGGCTCGCTCCGGCGTTCATGTGCGGGCCGTCCCCGCTGCCGGCGCCCCGGACGGCTCTCGACGCGTACGAGGCGTGGCGGGCCGCCCATCCGGACTGCGGGCGCGAGGCGGCCCTGTACACCGTCGAGTTCCGGGCGGAGCACGGCCACGGGCCGTCGCACGGCCAGCTGTGCAAGGGCCTGCGGTGGAAGAAGCTCGGGCGGGAGCTGCGCGGGGTCATCGTGCACACCCTCATCGAGGAGGGCTGGCTGGCGTCCACGCCTCCGGTGCCGTGGACCCTGCGGCCGGGGAGGACCGCCCAGGCGCAGGGGATCGCCCTGCCCGGACAGGCGGTGCCCTCCGGCCGCTGACGTCAGTGCGCGTCGGTCCGCCCGGCGTCGCTGCCCGCGTCCCGGGCAGCCAGCAGCAGGGTCGCCGCGATGAGCAGTGCGGTGACGATGCCCGTGGTCAGGATGGGGGACGGGGCGTACGTGGCCGCCAGGACCGCGAGGACCGCCACCGGGTGGAGCACGTCGGCCGCGCGGCGAAGCCCCGCGGTGCGGTGGTGCAGCAGCCAGACGAGGGTGATGAACACGGCGACCGGGACGGTGTAGACGGCCGCCGCCGTGCGGTCGGAGATGTGGCCGTGGCCCGCGGTGTGCGCGACGTTGAGGGCGAGCCCGGCGCCGACCGCGGCGGCCGACGCGAAGACGAGGTAGTGCCCGTACCCCCACAGCAGCGCCGTACGCAGGCTGGTCAGCAGCCGGGGTGCGCTCTGCGCGAAGTACAGCCACCACAGGGCGAACACCGTCAGGAGTCCGCCCGCGACCAGTGCGGCGAGGTCGCCGAGCGCCGCGTGCGTGTCCAGCGCGGCGCGTACGGCAACGGTGGCGGCGGTGATGGACTCGCCGAGCACGATCAGCGTGAACAGCCCGTACCGTTCGGCGATGTGGTGCGGGTGCCAGGTGGTGGTGGTTTTACGTTCCGCCAGTGCGGGAACGGCGATTTCCGCGACGACGAGGACCGCGAACGTCACCAGGCCGGTGTCCTCGGGCAGGGCCAGCCGTACGACCCAGCCGATCTGCACCAGGAAGATCCCGGCGGCGTACCCCAGGCAGGTGCGGCGCCGTTCCGGGTCCGAGCGGGCGGCGCGCAGCCACTGTGTGACCATGGCGAGCCGCATGATCACGTAGCCCCAGGTGATGACGGTGAAGTCCTCGTGCTCCAGCGCCTCGGGCGCGCCCGCCGCGAGGACGAGCGCGCCGGTGATCTGTACGAGCGTCAGCAGCCGGTACGGGACGTCGTCGGTGTCGTACGCGGAGGCGAACCAGGTGAAGTTCATCCACGCCCACCAGATCGCGAAGAACACCATCGCGTAGCCGAGGACGGCGTGGCCGATGCGGCCTGCCGCGAGTTCGTGCTCGAAGGCGGACGCGGCCTGGGCGACGGCGGCGACGAAACAGAGGTCGAAGAAGAGTTCCAGCATCGTCGAGGCGCGGTGCTGCTCGTCGGCGCTGCGCGCCACCATGGGCCGGTGCCAGAAGCTGGGGGAGGGGGACGATGAGCTCATGGGGGCGCATTCTTCCGGCTGGGCGGGGAAAGCACGCGTGTTACCGCGCCCGGAGGAAAAGTGCTGGCGTGGTGATGCGCGGCTCTGCCACACTCCGCGCCATGACCTATGGAATCGAGAACCACCCCGCCCGTTGAGCGCCCCGGAAGAGCGCGGAGCGCTCACTCCCCGGCCCGCCCCCCTATACGCGTGCGCGCTGCGTGTCCAACACGCCGAGCCCGAGGGGCCTTGGTGCCAGGCGGACGCGGCGCCGCCCGTACCCCGCCGTGGCCCGTCCAACCGGGTCAGCCGGGACTTCACTCGAACCAAGGACGAGCTGACCCGTCTTCTCCGTCCGTTGCTGGCCGCCCCCGACCCCGTCGAGGCGGCTGAAGAGGTGCATCGGCGCCTCGACGCCCTGGACCCGCCTGTCAGGCATCGCACCCTGCGTCTCCTCGTCGCCGGGATGCCGGTGGAGAACGAGGAACGCGCGCGGGCGCTGGCGCGGGTGCTCGTGCGTACGGGGACCGGATACCGGGCCGTCTGCGTCGGGCTCGCCCTGCTCACCGGGCTGGGTGAGTCGCAGGATGTGCCGTATCTCCGGACCCTCGGCCGGCTGCGCACCCTCGTGTACCCCGTCGTCCACGCGCTCGACGCCCTGGACCGGCCTGCCGGTGCGCTGCTCGAACTCCGCAACCAAGGTGAGGCCGTGACCTTCGTGCCGCTGCTTGCCGCCCTCGACGCCGGCGACCGTACCGCCGTACGGGAATGGCTGGTCGCGCTCCCGGGGGGCGTGGGGCCCGAGGTGGCGCGGCGGGTGGCGGAGGCGTCCGGGCTGGTGGATCTACTGGCCGAGGTGCCAGCGCTTCCGGCTTCCGAGGGCGCCGCGCTGATCGCCCGGACCGGGCGGCTGCTGTTCCTCATGACCAGCCTCCGCGACTATCGGCCCGCGATCCTCTCCTACCTGGACGCCCCTCGCGCGTACGAGGCGTTCGCCCGGGGCGCCGGGCTCCTTCCCCCCACGCTCGACCACCATGCGCTTCTCCTGTCCGCCGTTCAGGAGCTGAGCACCGGGCCCGCCGTGCTGCACGACTGGGGGCCCGGGCGGCGTGAGGCGGCGCTGTCGGAGCTGACGGCCGTTCTGAGGCGGCCGGAGTGGTGTGTGGTGCCGGACGGGGAGGGCGACGAGCCCGGTGTGCGGTGGCGGGCCGCGTGGGTGCGGCGTACGCGGGCGCAGGTGCTGGGGGCGCCGCAGGAGCCGGGTGCGCGATTGCGTATCGCCGTGCACGAGCGTGACCCCGACGAACCGGGCGCCGTCGAGGCGCGCGTCCTTGTCGACGGGCGTCCGCTGGTCCCGGACTACTTCGGTCAGGGGCCCGCCAACTCCCCCGAGGAGTTGCTGTTCCCCGACACCTTGCGGGCCACGGACGAACCGCGCGAGGTGCAGCTCGCCGAGGCGTACTGCACGGAGGGCTGTTGCGGTGCGCTGTACGTCACCGTCCGGCGGGACGGGGATCAGGTCGTCTGGTCGGGCTGGCGACGCCACGTTCCGCCGGGCGGCAAACGGGAACTGCCCGAGCTCCGCTTCGACGCCGCAGCGTACGACGCCGAGATCGCCCGGGCGTCGGACGACGAGAGCTGGATGTGGCCCGCCCGCCGGGCCGCCCGGCTGATCGCCGACGGGCTGCGCGGCCGGCCGGACCTCCTCGCGCGTTGGAATGTCCGGCTCGACTGGGCCGGGACGGCCTTCAGTAACCCCGAGGACACCCTGATCAGCCTCTTCTACGACGGTGAGGACGGCTACGTACGGCAGATCCGCTGGCACATCGCGGAGGACGGCACCCCGCCGGAGGACCGTGCGGCGGCCGCGTTGCGGCGGCTCGGTGAGGAGGATCCGAGGGCGTACGGGAGTTAGGACCGGTCCATCGATCGGGTGATCCCCGGTCGGGGGCGAGGCGTTGGCAGGGCCGGGGAGCGGGGGTGTGCCCGCTCCCCGGCCGCTGTGTGTCCGGCGTGTCGCGGTTGCCGCGTTTGGCACAGTGCCGCTCCACGATCTTCGTGATCAAGAACGGGGTGGACGATGAGTGGTGCGCGGTTGAGGCTGGTCGATCTCGCGGGTGGCGGCGGGGGCGGCTCCGCCGCCGGCGGTGGCCCTGCTGCCGGGGATGAGCTGCGGCACAGCGGTGGTGCGTGGCTGCGGGCCGCCGGGGGTGCGGAGGGGATGGGGGCCCATCTCGGTCCCGTACGCGGGGAACTGACGACGGCGCACGAGGGGCTGATCGCGGGGACCGCCGGTCTGAACTCGCTGGCCGAGCTGGGTGCGGTGCGGGAGTCCTGGGTACGCCGTGTCGAGTCCGCCCGCCATGAGTGCGGGGCGCTCGCGGGCAGCCTGCGCGCTGTCGCGCGGGCGCAGGGGGGAGACGAATGAGTCCGTGCGGTCGTCCTTCTCGCCCGTCGCGCGTCCGACCCACGGGGTCGAGCGGTGACCGCGCTGTCCTCCACGTTGACGTGGGCTCAGTTACGCGACCTCAAGTGCGCCGAGCTGGAGAGCGCGGCGGATGGCTGGGGCAAGGCGAGCAACCGTGCGGATGCGGGGCGGGACCGGATCGAGAAGCAGCTCCTCGTCGGTCTGCGCGAGTCCCAGCGGGGCGCGGCGGCCGATGCTGCGGTCGGGCGGCTGCGGCGGATGAGCCGGAACCTGCAGTACGTGTACACCGAGTGCGGGTTGATCCGGACCGCGTTGAACAGCCTCGCGCACGAGATGCGGGTGCAGCAGGGGGTGCTGCGGCGGGCGTTGGAGGAGGCGGAGTCGCTGAGGTTCACCGTGCACGCGGATGGGTCGGTGTCGTACCCGTCCGGGCCCGGGGGGCTGTTCGACGGTGATCCGCTGCCCGGTGGCACGGCTCGGGTGACCGGTATGCCCGGGCTGCTGCCTCCCTCGGGGCTGGGCACCCCGGACACCCATGCCGCGAGGGCGCGGGACATCTCGGACCGGGTCACGGGGGCGGTCCGTGCGGCTGCCCGGATCGACTGGCGCTTCACCCGGATCCTGCGCCGGCTGCGGGCGGAGGAGGGGCTCAAGGTCCCGGACCGCACGTGGACCGACGCGGCGGGTGACGCGGCGGCGGTCCGGGAGGCGGCGCGCGGGTACCTCAAGTCCCGCATCCCGCGTAACGCGGCGCCTGCGGCGGTGCGGGAGTGGTGGGCGCACCTGACGGACGAACAGCGCGAGGAGTACCTCGCGGTGTACCCGGACCAGATCGGCAACCTGGACGGCATCCCGTCCCTGATCCGCGACACGGCGAACCGCGACAACCTCCAGCTCCTGATCGGGAAGCTGGAGGGGCGGGATGACGAGGTGTCTCGGGTGCGGTTGGCGGGGTTGCGGGAGATCGACCGCCAACTGGCCGAGGGCGGCCAGCCGCCGATGTACCTCCTCGGCATCGGGGACGAGGGTAACGGGCGCGCGATTGTGTCGTACGGGAATCCGGATACGGCGCGGAATGTGGCGGCGTATGTGCCGGGGTTGAATACGTCGTTGGATGAGGATTTTGCTAGGGGGGACCTCAAGCGGGCTCGTGATACCGCCATCGGCGCGAAAGAGATGGACCCCGATGCTTCGGTGGCATCAATTGTGTGGCTTGGGTATGACGCTCCGCAGGCGTCGTTGGATGACCCTCTGGGTGTGACGGGTCAGTCGAACGCGGTGACCGGTGCGGCTGCCTACAACCAGTTCATGGAGGGCATTTCGGTAACGAATCAGAATTCAGACCCTCATGTCACTGCGATCGGGCACTCGTACGGTTCGCTGACAGTGGGCCTAGCTGCTCAGGAGATGGGCGGAATCCCGGGGGCTGACGACGTGGTCTTGCTCGGAAGCCCGGGAACGGGTGCACGGTCCGCAGATGAACTCGGGGTGGGGAGGGAGCACG
Proteins encoded in this window:
- a CDS encoding alpha/beta hydrolase; its protein translation is MTALSSTLTWAQLRDLKCAELESAADGWGKASNRADAGRDRIEKQLLVGLRESQRGAAADAAVGRLRRMSRNLQYVYTECGLIRTALNSLAHEMRVQQGVLRRALEEAESLRFTVHADGSVSYPSGPGGLFDGDPLPGGTARVTGMPGLLPPSGLGTPDTHAARARDISDRVTGAVRAAARIDWRFTRILRRLRAEEGLKVPDRTWTDAAGDAAAVREAARGYLKSRIPRNAAPAAVREWWAHLTDEQREEYLAVYPDQIGNLDGIPSLIRDTANRDNLQLLIGKLEGRDDEVSRVRLAGLREIDRQLAEGGQPPMYLLGIGDEGNGRAIVSYGNPDTARNVAAYVPGLNTSLDEDFARGDLKRARDTAIGAKEMDPDASVASIVWLGYDAPQASLDDPLGVTGQSNAVTGAAAYNQFMEGISVTNQNSDPHVTAIGHSYGSLTVGLAAQEMGGIPGADDVVLLGSPGTGARSADELGVGREHVFVGAAENDPVTKLPNDREASGLGAGIVGGASAGFSLGLSGGPVGAAVGGVAGGVAGGAMGYAAQDAQSDESDVWFGTDPAHREFGATRFAVSEGPRPLEWGHRPGEAHSNYFDPAKDQVSADNIARIVAGKSDEIERERPR